In a genomic window of Carettochelys insculpta isolate YL-2023 chromosome 19, ASM3395843v1, whole genome shotgun sequence:
- the LOC142023252 gene encoding F-box only protein 39-like, with amino-acid sequence MEDHGEPEQSRWADLPNICLSHVFWWLDDRDRSRAALVCKRWNQAMYSGCLWRTRTITFSGRPSRSNASEFESALWYVKRFGKYLEHLEIKFLNPYNAVLTRKFQVTMRGLFSRLGKCNSRLVSLSIQHLELDRLVWRNLIRKQFIKTLIIFLKRMGTHLVRLSVRGARVTLEEGCELLNALSYLRNKSFASEINIEDFFCHHLSIYSSPLFHQTMSTFRNLVILTLNYNCISDEVLDILCEHNAHSLWKINIKCHIHDPHGQVVWGMSWANLAKRAPNLKVNFFFERVMKHNSLARILLAEIPLRSISLRSCYFSDPDWSMRPTLTNLLPAYKHVLQKLTLEFNNSHESLDEELLQLVLSCKKLFFLKVWAFLSVTFVERLLQNQAEGKCALRIIKVRIYTNRYETSEEDRMLRDIFRRYRDLINSELNYFVIAYPMM; translated from the exons ATGGAAGACCACGGCGAACCTGAGCAGAGTCGCTGGGCCGATTTGCCCAACATCTGCCTGAGCCATGTGTTCTGGTGGCTAGATGACAGGGACAGATCTCGGGCCGCTTTAGTCTGTAAGAGATGGAATCAAGCCATGTACTCAGGCTGTCTCTGGAGAACCAGAACCATCACCTTCAGTGGGCGTCCATCCAGGTCAAACGCATCTGAGTTTGAATCCGCTCTATGGTACGTCAAGAGGTTCGGCAAGTACTTGGAACACCTCGAGATCAAGTTCCTGAATCCTTACAATGCTGTCTTGACCCGAAAATTTCAAGTGACAATGAGGGGGCTTTTCTCACGCTTGGGCAAATGTAACAGCCGTCTGGTCTCCCTGTCTATTCAGCACCTGGAACTGGACCGGTTAGTCTGGAGGAACTTAATTAGGAAGCAGTTTATCAAGACATTAATAATTTTCCTGAAAAGAATGGGCACCCATCTTGTTCGTCTCAGCGTGAGGGGAGCCAGAGTGACACTGGAAGAAGGCTGTGAGCTTTTGAATGCTTTGAGCTACTTGAGAAACAAAAGTTTTGCCTCTGAAATCAACATAGAAGACTTCTTCTGCCACCATCTTTCCATCTACAGCAGCCCCTTGTTCCACCAGACAATGTCCACCTTccgcaacctggtcatcctaacTCTCAATTACAACTGCATCTCTGACGAAGTACTGGACATCCTGTGTGAGCACAATGCCCATTCTCTCTGGAAGATAAACATCAAGTGCCACATCCACGACCCAcatgggcaagtggtttgggggatgTCCTGGGCCAACCTAGCCAAGAGAGCACCCAACCTGAAAGTGAACTTCTTCTTTGAAAGAGTCATGAAGCACAACAGTCTAGCCAGGATACTCTTAGCGGAGATCCCACTCAGGAGCATCAGTCTACGGAGCTGCTATTTCAGTGACCCAGACTGGTCGATGAGGCCAACCCTCACCAATCTCTTACCAGCCTACAAACATGTTCTGCAG AAATTAACACTCGAATTCAACAACAGCCACGAATCACTGGacgaggagctgctgcagcttgtGTTATCATGCAAGAAGCTGTTCTTCCTCAAAGTGTGGGCCTTCCTCAGCGTCACATTTGTAGAGAGGTTGCTGCAAAATCAAGCGGAAGGGAAATGCGCCTTGCGGATCATCAAG GTGAGGATTTACACAAATCGCTATGAAACCAGCGAAGAAGACCGAATGTTGCGAGATATTTTTAGGAGATACCGAGACCTGATTAACTCTGAACTTAATTATTTTGTCATCGCCTACCCAATGATGTGA